From the Zavarzinia compransoris genome, the window GAGGTTGGCGTAGATCGGGGCGGTGAAGCTCGGATCGTCGAGCTTGAGGCCCAGATAATCGCGGCCCTCGTTGCTGCGCTTGGACCAGGCGGCGCCGATCTCGACGCGGCCAGCGAAGACGCGGTGGCTGGGGGCGTTCTCGCCGGAGCGGTTGGCCTCGGGGA encodes:
- a CDS encoding DUF736 domain-containing protein, producing MATIGTFKKSGSNEFTGQIVTLSVQAKNVRIVPEANRSGENAPSHRVFAGRVEIGAAWSKRSNEGRDYLGLKLDDPSFTAPIYANLFDDEEGEGYSLIWSRPNGRRSD